In Microvenator marinus, one genomic interval encodes:
- the purN gene encoding phosphoribosylglycinamide formyltransferase has product MEVFFSPPLESLARPTRVVNVGVLASGSGSNFESIVKAAPSLGFQVCCLVVNKENAGAIERAGRLGIPHGVVSHRDFGSRETFDEAIVSALQSHGAEWVAMAGWMRIASKPLLRAYEQRIVNLHPSLLPSFKGATAVKDALLAGALLSGCSVHHVVEELDAGPLVAQAAVRVHPDDDELSLHARIQEAERVLYPRALAHAIAQVEAND; this is encoded by the coding sequence GTGGAAGTATTTTTTTCACCACCCTTGGAATCGTTGGCTCGACCTACACGAGTCGTAAATGTCGGGGTTTTGGCTTCCGGAAGTGGTTCGAATTTTGAGTCGATTGTAAAAGCGGCTCCAAGTCTAGGTTTTCAGGTTTGTTGTCTGGTCGTGAACAAGGAAAATGCTGGTGCCATCGAGCGCGCCGGGCGTTTGGGGATTCCACATGGTGTAGTCTCCCACCGGGATTTTGGGAGTCGCGAGACTTTTGATGAAGCGATCGTCTCAGCCCTTCAGAGCCATGGTGCCGAATGGGTAGCGATGGCGGGTTGGATGCGCATTGCTTCTAAGCCGTTGTTACGAGCGTATGAGCAGCGGATCGTGAATCTACACCCAAGTCTTCTGCCGAGCTTTAAGGGCGCAACGGCAGTCAAGGACGCCTTGCTTGCAGGAGCTTTGCTGAGCGGATGTTCGGTTCATCATGTGGTCGAGGAGCTCGACGCGGGCCCTCTGGTGGCTCAAGCCGCCGTGAGAGTGCACCCCGATGATGATGAATTGAGCCTCCATGCTAGGATTCAGGAAGCTGAACGAGTTCTCTATCCTCGAGCGCTCGCCCACGCGATCGCCCAAGTAGAAGCCAACGATTAG
- a CDS encoding thrombospondin type 3 repeat-containing protein — translation MKLHIFAALIALTLLSACQPSFEDSYCSRDEDCFPGEQCTAFNRCVPAFEEDMSEDTDVPDATEDMTEVDMPVDMPEVDMPEDMPNLDPDGDGIENEDDNCPDVANPEQEDLDGDGIGDACDDDIDGDGIDNDDDNCPLIVNPNQGDLDSDGVGDFCDDDIDGDGVLNDEDNCPLIVNASQEDADGDGEGDVCDIDIDGDTIENTEDNCPFDVNPGQEDQDSDGEGDACDDDIDGDGFDNDNDNCPLVFNDEQEDLDNDGVGDACEDDLDGDGVIDADDNCPETPNQNQTDSDGDGIGDACDNCDGTANPNQEDMDGDGVGDACDNCPSISNSSQADNDSDGLGNVCDNCPDDDNPLQENLDGDNFGDVCDPDIDGDGVINTADNCLLIPNNSQTDTDGDDVGDVCDNCPNTANTDQADTDGDGFGDVCDNCSLISNPNQADADSDMVGDVCDNCPNTANTDQLDSDGDNDGDVCDADRDGDGIDNNTDNCPDVPNPGQADLDADDVGDACDPDRDGDGVDNTTDNCPDIANAGQEDLDGDDVGDACDPDRDGDGVDNTTDNCPDIANAGQEDLDGDDVGDACDPDRDGDGVDNTTDNCPDIANAGQEDLDGDDVGDACDPDRDGDGVDNTTDNCPDIANAGQEDLDGDDIGDACDPDRDGDGVDNTTDNCPDIANAGQEDLDGDDIGDTCDGDRDDDTIANDFDNCPDVANPLQEDQDMDGVGDSCDPDIDGDLIPNGTDNCPTTANNDQTNSDTDALGDACDNCPTVDNPGQEDGDNNGIGDACEP, via the coding sequence ATGAAACTGCACATTTTTGCTGCACTTATTGCCCTCACTCTCCTCAGCGCTTGCCAACCTTCATTCGAGGACTCGTATTGTAGCCGCGATGAAGACTGCTTCCCTGGCGAGCAATGCACGGCGTTCAATCGATGCGTGCCTGCATTTGAAGAGGATATGTCCGAAGATACCGACGTACCCGATGCCACCGAAGACATGACCGAAGTCGATATGCCGGTCGATATGCCCGAAGTCGATATGCCAGAGGATATGCCGAACCTCGATCCCGATGGAGACGGCATCGAAAACGAAGACGACAACTGCCCTGACGTAGCCAACCCCGAGCAAGAAGACCTCGATGGAGACGGCATCGGCGACGCATGTGACGACGATATCGATGGCGATGGTATCGACAACGACGACGATAACTGTCCGTTGATTGTAAACCCAAATCAGGGCGATCTAGACAGCGATGGGGTCGGGGATTTCTGTGATGACGATATCGACGGGGACGGCGTTCTTAACGACGAAGATAACTGCCCACTCATCGTAAACGCCTCCCAAGAAGACGCCGACGGTGACGGCGAAGGCGACGTATGTGATATCGATATCGATGGAGACACGATTGAGAACACCGAAGACAACTGCCCGTTTGATGTAAATCCAGGCCAGGAGGATCAAGACTCAGACGGCGAAGGTGACGCATGCGACGACGACATCGACGGGGATGGGTTTGATAACGATAACGACAACTGCCCACTCGTCTTCAATGACGAGCAGGAAGACCTCGATAACGACGGCGTCGGGGACGCCTGTGAAGATGATCTAGACGGAGACGGGGTCATCGACGCAGATGACAACTGCCCAGAAACGCCCAACCAAAACCAGACAGACTCAGACGGCGATGGGATCGGGGATGCGTGCGATAATTGCGACGGCACCGCGAACCCGAATCAAGAAGACATGGACGGAGACGGTGTAGGCGACGCATGTGATAACTGCCCGTCGATCTCGAACTCCTCGCAAGCCGATAACGATTCGGACGGGCTCGGCAACGTCTGTGATAACTGCCCAGACGACGACAATCCACTCCAAGAGAACCTCGACGGCGATAATTTTGGTGACGTGTGCGACCCGGACATTGACGGGGATGGAGTCATCAATACAGCCGACAATTGCTTGTTGATCCCGAATAACTCTCAGACCGATACGGACGGTGATGATGTTGGGGATGTTTGTGATAACTGCCCAAACACTGCCAATACCGATCAGGCCGACACCGATGGTGATGGCTTTGGAGATGTTTGTGATAACTGCTCGCTTATCTCCAATCCAAACCAGGCAGACGCTGATAGCGATATGGTCGGAGATGTCTGTGACAACTGCCCAAACACCGCCAACACAGACCAACTAGATTCAGACGGTGACAACGATGGAGACGTCTGCGATGCAGACCGTGACGGTGACGGCATTGACAACAACACCGACAATTGCCCGGACGTACCAAACCCCGGACAGGCCGATCTTGATGCAGACGATGTCGGGGACGCATGTGACCCAGACCGCGACGGAGACGGCGTAGACAATACCACTGACAACTGCCCGGACATCGCGAACGCCGGACAGGAAGACCTTGATGGAGACGATGTAGGGGACGCATGTGACCCAGACCGCGACGGAGACGGCGTAGACAATACCACTGACAACTGCCCGGACATCGCGAACGCCGGACAGGAAGACCTTGATGGAGACGATGTCGGGGACGCATGCGACCCAGACCGCGACGGAGATGGCGTAGACAATACCACTGACAACTGCCCGGACATCGCGAACGCCGGACAGGAAGACCTTGATGGAGACGATGTCGGGGACGCATGCGACCCAGACCGCGACGGAGATGGCGTAGACAATACCACTGACAACTGCCCGGACATCGCGAACGCCGGACAGGAAGACCTTGATGGAGACGATATCGGGGACGCATGCGACCCAGACCGCGACGGAGACGGCGTAGACAATACCACTGACAACTGCCCGGACATCGCGAACGCCGGACAGGAAGACCTGGATGGAGACGATATCGGTGATACTTGTGATGGAGACCGAGATGACGACACCATCGCGAACGACTTCGACAATTGCCCCGACGTTGCGAACCCACTGCAGGAAGACCAGGACATGGATGGTGTGGGAGATTCGTGTGACCCCGACATCGACGGTGACCTGATACCCAACGGAACTGACAACTGTCCAACCACGGCAAACAACGACCAAACAAATTCAGATACCGACGCATTGGGGGATGCATGCGATAACTGTCCAACCGTAGATAATCCGGGACAAGAAGATGGGGACAATAATGGAATTGGGGACGCCTGCGAGCCATAA
- a CDS encoding lamin tail domain-containing protein, translated as MGTIMELGTPASHKVALLIAGVFVFSFGCSDADPAEPICVFNDECETGEVCTDGACIIDISQVNIRSFVAETSSVDLGDSVQLSWEIASVSSARISGSDGFEFEIGPGSLGAGTVEVTPLDDTTYTLRATKDENTTQAEVTVSVVRPAGAILDFQISESSIQEGEEVTFSWSTSNAINGEILRDGEPFLAIEVDYIDSGSIRTDSATSGAYTLVINGEDGGIVTSDPIELEVLPISPEVERFVALSEFLLEGQATTLQWEVIHTDEIEIAGPAGVLHTSANSQGAFNVQPAESTTYRLRAKRDQLVVERELDITVYEPIEILSFSGTPPVALGESTDLTWEISGDVEALVLSDGFATYEMATEDFAQGTFSLQPSVTTTYSIIASNEAHAKTAEFEVVVLPAPPTITRFDAAPTLVATGATTTLSWEIEGADSYTLSDGTQSLDTTGVSSTNGLLTTPVSGPTTYTLSASNAGGTTDATVFVDTAGAVSIQSFSVAPNALAPGETATVTWTTANATSIELRDSDGTIIDVTTLDPAGDSLNLIVDTSKTLILTANGLGGPASASAQFVVNEPVEILDFQASAVTVSQGDSLSLSWQTEFALGVEIECTDIDGNPYFVTTAGTNKDSDSVTFSPSVSSTCRLSAFGFRGPDTLDVSFTVLPQAPTVLNFTVSESTILAGQDVVLNWESQGATSFTLTDDLGNNFDLTGLDPALDSITLQPTQSATYTLTVSNAAGSDASTASVDVVDGDALMVNEVFFDPVGADDNLEWVEFINTSDSPIDLASFWVGNGGADYTYSRLQLQGTIAPQGCFVVGGPTSSASNGLPALDQASAFTPALQNGGAEADGIGVFFGEPTAASVPLDVVLYGGANNNNLVGEDGLPKLEVSTRGVSGESLVRVSSSDLFEISAPTPNRCFQVASTDINTASNTAPGTIQVLGWALDSRLFQVEIGSVLLNCTDIQGGLECSWEAHTESGLVDIVVSRVRDFTFDGSNWTITDRAPLDIQSEVLGGGFTWLD; from the coding sequence ATGGGGACAATAATGGAATTGGGGACGCCTGCGAGCCATAAAGTAGCTTTGTTGATAGCAGGGGTGTTCGTTTTTAGTTTCGGCTGCTCAGACGCCGATCCTGCGGAGCCTATTTGCGTCTTCAATGATGAGTGTGAAACCGGCGAGGTCTGCACAGACGGCGCCTGCATCATCGATATCTCTCAGGTCAATATTCGGTCGTTCGTAGCCGAGACCTCAAGCGTCGATCTAGGGGACTCCGTCCAACTTTCATGGGAGATCGCCTCTGTCAGCTCCGCTCGGATCTCAGGGTCCGATGGGTTTGAGTTTGAGATTGGGCCCGGCTCACTCGGAGCGGGCACCGTGGAAGTCACGCCTCTCGACGATACCACCTACACCTTGCGCGCAACCAAGGACGAGAACACCACTCAGGCGGAAGTCACGGTTTCAGTCGTCAGGCCGGCCGGTGCGATTCTCGACTTCCAAATCTCAGAGTCCAGCATTCAAGAGGGCGAAGAGGTGACTTTCTCATGGTCCACGTCAAACGCAATAAACGGTGAGATTCTGCGCGATGGAGAGCCATTTCTTGCGATAGAAGTTGACTATATCGACTCAGGCTCCATCCGAACCGACTCCGCGACGAGCGGAGCCTACACGCTGGTCATTAACGGCGAGGACGGGGGCATAGTCACGAGCGACCCCATCGAGCTCGAGGTCTTGCCAATCTCACCAGAAGTCGAGCGCTTCGTGGCGCTCTCCGAGTTCCTACTCGAGGGCCAGGCCACCACGCTGCAGTGGGAAGTTATTCACACCGACGAGATTGAGATCGCAGGACCGGCAGGCGTTCTCCATACCTCGGCAAACTCCCAGGGTGCGTTCAATGTCCAGCCCGCCGAGAGCACCACCTACAGACTAAGGGCCAAGAGAGACCAACTCGTGGTGGAAAGGGAGCTCGACATCACCGTATACGAACCCATCGAAATTCTCTCATTTTCGGGCACGCCGCCCGTCGCCCTAGGCGAGTCAACCGACCTCACATGGGAGATTTCCGGCGACGTTGAGGCCCTGGTTCTTTCCGATGGTTTTGCGACTTACGAAATGGCCACTGAAGATTTCGCTCAAGGCACATTCTCGCTTCAACCGAGCGTGACCACAACGTACTCGATCATCGCTTCCAACGAGGCCCATGCAAAGACCGCTGAGTTCGAGGTGGTGGTGCTACCAGCGCCTCCAACGATCACCCGTTTTGATGCCGCCCCGACCCTTGTGGCCACGGGAGCCACGACCACCCTCTCCTGGGAGATTGAAGGTGCCGACTCTTATACCTTAAGCGATGGCACCCAATCCTTAGACACAACTGGTGTTTCCTCCACCAACGGTCTGCTCACCACACCCGTCAGTGGTCCCACGACCTACACACTCAGCGCCTCAAACGCAGGAGGCACAACCGATGCGACGGTTTTCGTGGATACAGCTGGGGCAGTCTCGATTCAGAGCTTCTCAGTCGCTCCAAACGCGCTTGCACCGGGCGAAACCGCTACGGTGACTTGGACAACGGCAAACGCGACCAGCATCGAGCTGAGAGACTCTGACGGCACTATCATTGACGTCACAACACTCGATCCAGCCGGCGACTCACTAAACCTGATCGTAGACACGTCTAAAACACTCATTTTAACCGCCAACGGACTGGGTGGCCCTGCCTCAGCGAGCGCCCAGTTTGTGGTCAACGAGCCAGTAGAGATCTTGGATTTCCAAGCCTCAGCGGTAACCGTCTCTCAGGGCGATTCCCTGAGTCTTTCCTGGCAAACCGAGTTCGCACTTGGCGTGGAGATTGAGTGCACAGATATCGATGGCAACCCGTACTTTGTCACCACGGCAGGCACAAACAAGGACTCCGATTCGGTGACTTTCTCACCGTCCGTCTCTTCGACCTGCAGACTTTCTGCTTTTGGGTTCCGTGGACCGGACACCCTTGACGTGAGTTTCACGGTGCTTCCTCAGGCACCGACCGTCTTGAACTTCACCGTCTCCGAGTCCACGATTTTGGCGGGACAAGACGTTGTTCTCAACTGGGAGTCACAAGGGGCTACTTCATTCACTTTGACCGATGACCTCGGAAACAACTTCGACTTAACAGGTCTCGATCCGGCTCTGGATTCGATCACTCTTCAACCCACACAATCGGCGACCTATACGCTAACCGTCAGCAATGCAGCGGGTTCCGACGCATCCACAGCCAGCGTCGATGTGGTCGATGGAGACGCCTTGATGGTCAACGAAGTCTTCTTCGATCCAGTTGGCGCTGACGACAACCTGGAGTGGGTGGAGTTCATCAACACCAGTGACTCCCCTATCGACCTCGCCTCGTTTTGGGTGGGCAACGGTGGCGCAGACTATACCTACTCAAGACTCCAACTTCAGGGGACCATCGCACCTCAGGGTTGTTTTGTGGTCGGCGGTCCTACCTCGAGCGCATCAAATGGGCTCCCGGCTCTCGACCAAGCAAGTGCGTTTACACCAGCGCTGCAAAACGGCGGAGCCGAGGCAGACGGCATTGGAGTCTTTTTTGGAGAGCCAACCGCGGCGAGCGTACCTCTCGATGTGGTCCTCTACGGGGGCGCGAACAACAACAACCTCGTTGGAGAAGATGGCCTTCCAAAACTTGAGGTCAGTACACGGGGCGTTTCGGGAGAATCCCTTGTACGGGTCTCAAGCTCCGATCTCTTCGAAATCAGTGCTCCGACCCCGAATCGATGTTTCCAAGTCGCAAGTACCGATATCAACACGGCCTCCAACACTGCACCAGGCACAATTCAGGTCCTAGGCTGGGCACTTGATTCGCGCCTTTTCCAAGTGGAGATCGGAAGCGTTCTCCTAAACTGTACTGACATCCAGGGCGGTCTGGAGTGTTCGTGGGAGGCCCACACCGAGAGTGGCCTCGTGGACATCGTAGTCTCGCGCGTGCGCGACTTTACATTCGACGGCTCAAACTGGACCATCACCGACCGCGCCCCGCTGGATATACAGTCTGAAGTCCTAGGCGGTGGGTTTACCTGGCTCGATTGA
- a CDS encoding protein kinase domain-containing protein, translating into MKSLLFEGASYQIALAEDTALDDKLVCVKTIAYDSKRLQDKAYVVQRRKALHQEMTFLTLSSHLLPEPLDWIQLEESETVLSREPVLVYEYMPGETLFEHVKEKHPTGMAPFRALRLIREVAGFLAEIHGEGWVFRNLDPRHIVISVDDIIHMVGASNAAKIGERPLHMQNKGEWAYIAPEIREELSGQFIKRQADLYSLAALFSFLVTGEEPRESVENPLTRAAYEKLAALDPQGLTLLIAKNMQPMAKNRQARIEKFLELSLPQTLPTPQSKDFGLMALPAPWTGAESPDSRAMKSTLSPGPLISVERQAQQQSKDQGQLEAAEPQGCRGILSRLFNRAR; encoded by the coding sequence GTGAAGTCTTTGCTCTTTGAGGGCGCGAGCTACCAGATCGCTTTGGCCGAGGACACCGCGCTTGATGATAAGTTGGTGTGCGTCAAGACTATCGCGTACGACTCGAAGCGACTTCAGGATAAGGCCTATGTGGTTCAGCGCCGAAAGGCGCTGCATCAGGAGATGACCTTTCTGACGCTCAGTTCGCATCTTCTGCCCGAACCTCTTGACTGGATTCAGCTCGAAGAAAGCGAGACTGTTCTTAGCAGAGAGCCAGTTCTTGTTTACGAGTACATGCCTGGCGAAACGCTCTTTGAGCACGTGAAAGAAAAGCACCCAACGGGTATGGCGCCCTTCAGGGCACTTCGTTTGATTCGCGAGGTCGCCGGGTTCTTGGCTGAGATTCACGGTGAGGGATGGGTGTTTCGGAACCTCGATCCGAGGCATATCGTCATCAGCGTGGACGACATTATCCATATGGTTGGTGCGTCGAACGCGGCCAAGATCGGTGAGCGTCCCTTGCACATGCAAAACAAGGGCGAGTGGGCGTATATCGCGCCTGAAATCCGTGAAGAGCTTTCTGGGCAATTCATCAAGCGGCAGGCGGATCTCTACTCTTTGGCGGCACTCTTTTCGTTTTTGGTAACCGGCGAGGAGCCTCGGGAGAGTGTTGAGAATCCGTTGACGCGGGCAGCGTATGAGAAGCTAGCAGCGCTAGATCCGCAAGGACTCACGCTTCTGATCGCTAAGAACATGCAGCCGATGGCCAAAAACAGGCAGGCTCGGATCGAGAAGTTTTTGGAGCTCTCTTTGCCGCAGACTCTTCCGACGCCGCAATCTAAAGACTTTGGGTTGATGGCATTGCCAGCGCCGTGGACAGGCGCAGAGTCGCCTGATTCACGTGCTATGAAGTCGACCTTGAGTCCCGGACCGCTGATCAGCGTGGAGCGTCAAGCCCAGCAGCAATCAAAAGACCAAGGTCAGCTCGAGGCTGCTGAGCCGCAAGGTTGCCGCGGAATCTTGAGCAGGTTGTTCAATCGAGCCAGGTAA